One Candidatus Hydrogenedentota bacterium DNA segment encodes these proteins:
- a CDS encoding glucose-1-phosphate adenylyltransferase: protein MKGKRKKASIAEITDRVVALILGGGRGTRLYPLTAERAKPAVPLGGRYRLVDIPLSNCIHSGVKRIFVLTQFNSASLHRHINNTYKFDNFSGAFVEILAAEQRAESGDWFQGTADAVRKHLREIDHLQASHFMILSGDQLYRMDYREMLETHVNSDADITVGVLPVTREAARGFGVLKVESDGRIVEFVEKPQTDEQLDALVTPCEVFAERGIQAEGRAYLASMGVYFFKADVLENILRTEPGWIDFGRDVIPRSLAPRHVHSHLFTGFWEDIGTVRSYYDTCLELVGPNPPFRFHQNGQPIYSRARYLPGAQIANGQVRDSVICEGCMIHQATITHSLIGVRAIVQSGVVIERSIIMGADYYEEERAVKGPVPIGIGEGSRIVRAIIDKNARIGKGVVIQGGENLPDSDGLGHAIRDGIVVVLKGAVIPDGMRIGAQ, encoded by the coding sequence ATGAAGGGCAAGCGGAAGAAGGCGAGTATCGCTGAAATCACGGACAGAGTCGTCGCGCTGATTCTCGGCGGCGGGCGTGGCACACGGCTGTATCCGCTGACGGCCGAGCGCGCGAAGCCCGCGGTGCCGCTCGGCGGGCGCTACCGGCTGGTCGATATCCCGCTGAGCAACTGCATTCACTCCGGCGTAAAGCGCATCTTCGTCTTGACGCAGTTCAACAGCGCGTCGCTCCACCGTCACATCAACAATACGTACAAGTTCGACAATTTCTCCGGCGCATTTGTCGAGATTCTTGCCGCGGAGCAGCGCGCGGAGAGCGGTGATTGGTTCCAGGGCACGGCCGACGCGGTGCGGAAGCACCTGCGCGAGATCGATCACCTCCAGGCGTCGCACTTCATGATTCTCTCCGGCGATCAGCTATACCGCATGGACTACCGCGAGATGCTCGAGACACACGTCAACAGTGACGCGGACATCACCGTCGGCGTGTTGCCTGTCACGCGCGAGGCCGCGCGCGGGTTCGGCGTTCTGAAGGTCGAGTCGGACGGGCGCATCGTCGAGTTCGTCGAGAAGCCGCAAACCGACGAGCAGCTCGATGCGCTGGTCACGCCGTGCGAGGTGTTTGCCGAGCGCGGCATCCAGGCCGAGGGCCGGGCGTATTTGGCGTCGATGGGCGTGTACTTCTTCAAGGCTGATGTGCTCGAGAACATTCTCCGCACCGAGCCGGGCTGGATTGATTTCGGGCGCGACGTCATTCCCCGATCGCTTGCGCCGCGCCACGTCCATTCGCACCTGTTCACCGGATTTTGGGAAGACATTGGAACGGTCCGGTCGTATTACGATACCTGCCTGGAGTTGGTCGGGCCGAACCCGCCATTCCGGTTCCATCAGAATGGCCAACCGATCTACTCGCGCGCGCGGTACCTGCCGGGCGCACAAATTGCGAACGGGCAGGTCAGGGATTCCGTCATCTGCGAAGGCTGCATGATTCATCAGGCGACGATTACGCATTCGCTGATCGGCGTGCGCGCGATCGTGCAATCGGGCGTTGTCATCGAGCGCAGCATCATCATGGGGGCGGACTACTACGAAGAAGAGCGCGCGGTGAAGGGCCCCGTGCCGATCGGGATCGGCGAAGGCTCGCGCATCGTGCGCGCGATTATCGACAAGAACGCGCGCATCGGCAAGGGCGTTGTCATTCAGGGCGGCGAAAACCTGCCCGACTCGGACGGCCTCGGCCACGCTATCCGTGACGGGATTGTCGTCGTGCTCAAGGGCGCGGTCATCCCCGACGGCATGCGCATCGGCGCGCAATAG
- a CDS encoding GNAT family N-acetyltransferase: MSLELVPRGTPLFDAIPQETVRAWILERNSLPFRNVPGITEDGWVAYHLDDIRCAHEKDGALTYFDPAMPCLIMARQLAWDTEVLGIPSISLDHFLFPSGTETDAAVARLNEVCRQWRDDGLRLLIHKTSPANHAVIATMAPAGFDLLCNHIDYLSDGEKAAALYTPLDGFEFGPARADEVEDVARLSQNNFAPMDRFNIDPVVPRDRVPVVYYEWGRNACRGFADLVWVGRYEGRVIGLTFWSHRPRLKQIAGVACEMIQLAAVDSRYRGKGVFRRLLASVLMHLNASGTRWGTIPTNVTNYPMQRSIQAVGCVIHDSVFTFRKDLQR; the protein is encoded by the coding sequence ATGTCTCTTGAACTTGTCCCGCGCGGCACTCCGTTATTTGACGCGATTCCGCAAGAAACCGTCCGCGCGTGGATTCTCGAGCGCAACAGCCTGCCATTCCGTAATGTACCCGGCATAACCGAGGATGGGTGGGTCGCGTATCATCTCGACGATATCCGGTGCGCGCACGAGAAGGATGGCGCACTCACATATTTCGATCCGGCCATGCCCTGCCTCATCATGGCGCGGCAGCTCGCCTGGGACACCGAAGTGCTCGGTATCCCATCCATCTCACTTGATCATTTCTTGTTTCCCTCCGGTACGGAAACGGATGCCGCCGTCGCCCGGCTGAACGAAGTATGCAGGCAGTGGCGTGACGATGGACTGCGGCTGCTGATTCACAAGACGTCGCCCGCAAACCACGCGGTGATCGCCACAATGGCGCCCGCGGGCTTCGATCTGTTGTGCAACCACATCGACTACTTGTCCGACGGCGAGAAAGCGGCTGCCCTATATACGCCACTCGACGGGTTCGAGTTCGGCCCGGCACGTGCCGACGAAGTGGAGGACGTAGCGCGCTTGTCACAGAACAATTTCGCGCCAATGGACCGGTTCAACATCGATCCGGTTGTTCCGCGCGACCGCGTGCCGGTTGTCTACTACGAATGGGGGCGCAATGCCTGCCGCGGGTTTGCCGACCTCGTGTGGGTCGGCCGCTACGAAGGACGTGTCATCGGGCTGACCTTCTGGTCCCACCGGCCGCGATTGAAGCAGATCGCGGGGGTCGCATGCGAGATGATCCAATTGGCTGCAGTTGATTCGAGATACCGCGGAAAGGGCGTATTCCGGCGACTACTGGCGTCGGTGCTCATGCATCTCAACGCGAGCGGCACGCGCTGGGGCACCATTCCCACGAACGTAACAAACTATCCCATGCAACGCAGCATTCAGGCGGTCGGCTGCGTCATCCACGATTCGGTCTTCACCTTTAGAAAAGACCTGCAGCGATAG
- a CDS encoding glycosyltransferase, translating into MSQGDHTSTGAPEISVVIPIFNEEPNLRELHQRIIAALDGMGRTFEIVSVDDGSSDGSLATLKAIRAEEPRVRIVQLARNFGQGPATYAGFQYVRGSIVCMIDADLQNPPEELPKLIAKIDEGYDCASGKRTGRHESFTRRLGSRAINAIVRATTRTTVQDLGCAMKALRREVVELLVRFTHHSRYLPVDIAWLGVRMIEVDVAQHERTVGESKYGPLKLIRTTFDLVTGITSAPLQFFSPLGFTFAFIGFLMALRVLYVRFTQGDINQLSAVVAAFFVLSGVQLIATGLMCEYIARIYIEVQNRPYFVVKDVDG; encoded by the coding sequence ATGTCTCAGGGCGACCATACATCAACCGGCGCGCCGGAAATATCCGTCGTCATCCCCATTTTCAACGAGGAACCCAACCTGCGTGAGTTGCACCAGCGCATCATTGCGGCGCTTGACGGCATGGGGCGCACGTTCGAAATCGTCAGCGTCGACGACGGCAGTTCCGACGGCAGTCTCGCAACGTTGAAAGCGATCCGCGCGGAAGAACCACGCGTGCGCATCGTACAACTCGCGCGCAACTTCGGCCAAGGACCCGCGACCTACGCGGGCTTCCAATACGTGCGTGGCAGCATCGTCTGCATGATCGACGCCGACCTCCAGAACCCGCCGGAAGAACTCCCGAAGTTGATCGCAAAGATCGACGAAGGATACGACTGCGCGAGCGGCAAGCGCACCGGGCGTCACGAATCGTTTACGCGGCGGCTCGGCTCGCGCGCCATCAACGCCATCGTCCGCGCGACCACGCGGACCACGGTCCAGGACCTCGGCTGTGCCATGAAGGCGCTCCGCCGCGAAGTCGTCGAGCTGCTGGTGCGCTTCACGCACCACTCGCGCTACCTCCCCGTCGATATCGCCTGGCTTGGCGTGCGCATGATCGAAGTCGACGTTGCGCAACACGAGCGCACCGTCGGCGAGAGCAAGTACGGCCCATTGAAACTGATCCGCACCACCTTCGATTTGGTGACGGGGATAACGTCCGCACCGCTGCAATTCTTCAGTCCGCTGGGATTCACGTTTGCATTCATCGGCTTTCTCATGGCCCTGCGCGTGCTCTACGTGCGTTTCACGCAAGGCGACATCAACCAGCTCTCCGCCGTCGTCGCCGCGTTCTTCGTTTTGTCCGGCGTGCAGCTCATCGCCACCGGCCTCATGTGCGAATACATCGCGCGCATATACATCGAGGTGCAGAACCGACCCTACTTCGTCGTGAAGGACGTCGACGGGTGA
- a CDS encoding YjbQ family protein, translated as MKFATEYLWFNTKKHREYINMTDTVQEIVTKSGIQEGMVLVSAMHITAAVYVNDAESGLISDIDEWLEGIAPFNPDYRHHLTGETNGDAHLKNLVIHHQVIVPITAGKLDLGPWQQIYYAEFDGQRKKRVIVKAMGE; from the coding sequence ATGAAGTTTGCGACGGAATACCTGTGGTTCAATACGAAGAAGCACCGCGAATACATCAACATGACGGACACGGTGCAGGAGATCGTCACGAAAAGCGGCATTCAGGAGGGCATGGTGCTTGTCAGCGCGATGCACATCACCGCCGCGGTCTACGTAAACGACGCCGAGTCGGGCCTCATCTCCGACATTGACGAATGGCTCGAAGGCATCGCGCCGTTCAACCCCGACTACCGCCACCACCTCACCGGCGAAACCAACGGCGACGCGCACCTCAAGAACCTCGTCATCCACCACCAGGTCATCGTCCCCATCACCGCGGGCAAGCTCGATCTCGGCCCCTGGCAGCAAATCTACTACGCCGAGTTCGACGGTCAGCGGAAGAAGCGCGTCATCGTCAAGGCCATGGGCGAGTAA
- a CDS encoding tetratricopeptide repeat protein, which translates to MRSHRVIWVLAGCVAVAAAFIVVVRDVRAPAANGELRPMAVVTSRLTEPQMQILIDAMKACLEIDPQARRPNTRLLVEGVAEMASSGKLETADTFYALGVQLSAQRDFLGAEKAFRKAVELRADWKWGYNQLGIVLHSMGRPEDSEAMFRKAIELDPNWGRAHNDLAILLRLMGRMEEAEAEAKRSLELEPNSVAGHNNYGNLLAALDRFEEAEAEYRLALKLEPDHPAPYYNLACLASRQGHHSEVVPLLLCAIEFDPAYRAEARQDSDFDAVRHDDAFRLLVRAK; encoded by the coding sequence ATGCGATCGCACCGAGTCATATGGGTCCTCGCGGGTTGCGTCGCGGTCGCGGCGGCGTTCATCGTGGTCGTGCGCGACGTGCGCGCGCCGGCGGCGAACGGCGAGCTGCGCCCGATGGCGGTGGTGACGTCGCGCCTCACCGAACCGCAGATGCAAATCCTGATCGACGCGATGAAGGCGTGCCTCGAGATCGACCCGCAGGCGCGCCGTCCGAATACGCGCCTGCTGGTCGAGGGCGTTGCGGAGATGGCGTCGTCCGGCAAACTCGAAACGGCGGATACGTTTTATGCGTTGGGCGTGCAACTGAGCGCGCAACGCGATTTTCTGGGCGCGGAGAAAGCGTTTCGAAAAGCGGTCGAACTGCGCGCGGACTGGAAGTGGGGCTACAACCAACTCGGCATCGTCCTGCATTCCATGGGCCGGCCGGAGGATTCGGAGGCGATGTTCCGCAAGGCCATCGAGCTTGACCCGAACTGGGGCCGCGCGCACAACGACCTCGCGATACTGCTGCGGCTGATGGGCCGGATGGAGGAAGCGGAAGCCGAAGCAAAGCGGTCGCTCGAACTCGAACCCAACAGCGTTGCCGGCCACAACAACTACGGAAACCTGCTCGCCGCGCTGGATCGGTTCGAGGAGGCCGAGGCGGAATACCGGCTTGCGCTGAAGCTCGAACCAGACCATCCCGCGCCCTACTACAACCTCGCGTGCCTTGCGAGTCGCCAGGGCCACCACAGCGAGGTGGTGCCGCTGCTGCTGTGCGCGATCGAATTCGACCCCGCGTACCGCGCGGAAGCACGGCAAGACTCGGACTTCGACGCCGTGCGTCACGACGATGCGTTCAGGCTGCTGGTCCGCGCGAAATAG
- the nadC gene encoding carboxylating nicotinate-nucleotide diphosphorylase, with protein MLGLDSVIRDALLEDIGRGDVTTEATVPEDARCRARLYAKQDGVLSGIGVFRAVFHQLNAGVSEWRALENGARFSKGQDIATFEGGTRAVLSGERVALNFLQRLSGVATLTAALVAKVNGLSVRICDTRKTTPLLRQFEKDAVRHGGGSNHRFALYDGILIKENHITAAGGVKNAVLAAIDKSHHLMSVGVEVRTMAELAEAIGAGADVALLDNMTIEQMREAVALAKGKPIVLEASGNVTLDTVRAIAETGVHIISVGALTHSAPAIDLSLEITNA; from the coding sequence ATGTTAGGGTTAGATTCAGTAATCCGTGATGCGCTGCTCGAGGACATCGGGCGTGGCGACGTCACGACGGAGGCGACGGTGCCGGAGGACGCGCGGTGCCGCGCGCGGCTGTACGCGAAGCAGGATGGCGTGCTCAGCGGCATTGGCGTGTTTCGCGCGGTCTTCCACCAACTCAACGCCGGCGTGTCGGAATGGCGGGCGCTGGAGAATGGCGCGCGCTTCTCGAAAGGGCAGGACATCGCGACGTTCGAGGGCGGCACGCGCGCGGTGCTCTCCGGGGAGCGGGTCGCGCTGAACTTTTTGCAGCGGCTCTCGGGAGTCGCGACGCTGACGGCGGCGTTGGTGGCGAAGGTGAACGGATTGAGCGTACGCATCTGCGATACGCGCAAGACGACACCGCTGCTGCGGCAATTCGAAAAGGACGCGGTGCGCCACGGCGGCGGATCGAACCATCGGTTCGCGTTGTACGACGGCATTCTAATCAAAGAGAACCACATCACCGCGGCGGGCGGCGTGAAGAACGCCGTGCTGGCAGCCATCGACAAGTCGCACCACCTTATGAGCGTGGGCGTGGAAGTGAGGACGATGGCGGAATTGGCGGAGGCGATCGGAGCGGGCGCGGACGTGGCGCTGCTGGACAACATGACCATCGAGCAAATGCGCGAGGCGGTGGCGCTTGCGAAAGGCAAGCCCATTGTGCTCGAGGCGAGCGGGAACGTGACGCTCGATACGGTGCGCGCGATCGCGGAGACGGGCGTGCACATCATTTCGGTCGGCGCGCTGACGCATTCCGCGCCGGCGATCGACTTGTCGCTCGAGATCACGAATGCCTGA
- a CDS encoding biotin--[acetyl-CoA-carboxylase] ligase, producing MPDLLRKPPLLATPLITHVVGSRVIVYETTTSTNDCALRLGGDGTVIVAETQTAGRGRHGRAWHSKPGMGLYFSVAFEGAVEGLAFAAPLAVRDAVAPFADAKLKWPNDVLIDGKKFCGVLVETRKGRTVVGIGINVHHMIEDFPEDVRHRATSIEAATGVHCDRGELLRDVLTHLDERVMVIRSGNVDTVFAEWADACDVVGRRVRWTRCEGVVDAIDRDGALIVRAAGGLQRVMLGEIVELEGA from the coding sequence ATGCCTGACCTGCTGCGAAAACCGCCCTTGCTCGCGACGCCGCTGATCACGCACGTGGTCGGTTCGCGGGTGATCGTATACGAGACGACGACCTCGACGAACGACTGTGCGCTGCGGCTTGGCGGCGACGGCACGGTCATCGTCGCGGAAACGCAAACGGCGGGACGCGGCCGGCACGGGCGCGCGTGGCACAGCAAGCCGGGAATGGGGCTGTACTTCAGCGTGGCGTTCGAGGGGGCCGTCGAAGGCCTCGCGTTTGCGGCGCCACTGGCCGTGCGCGACGCGGTGGCGCCATTCGCGGACGCGAAACTGAAATGGCCGAACGACGTGCTGATCGACGGCAAGAAGTTTTGCGGTGTGCTGGTCGAGACGCGCAAAGGTCGCACCGTGGTGGGCATTGGCATCAACGTACACCACATGATCGAGGACTTTCCCGAAGACGTACGCCACCGCGCGACATCCATCGAGGCGGCAACCGGCGTTCATTGCGATCGCGGCGAGTTGTTGCGCGACGTTTTGACGCACCTTGACGAGCGGGTTATGGTGATTCGCTCGGGCAACGTCGACACGGTCTTCGCCGAGTGGGCGGACGCGTGCGACGTCGTGGGGCGGCGCGTGCGCTGGACGCGTTGCGAGGGCGTGGTGGACGCGATCGACCGCGACGGCGCGCTGATCGTCCGCGCGGCGGGCGGTTTGCAGCGCGTGATGCTCGGCGAGATTGTGGAACTGGAGGGCGCCTAG
- a CDS encoding type III pantothenate kinase → MLLVMDVGNSHTKIGLFDGESLVANWRIVTTSGRTTDELRVMLNALLTQEDVAAQSIGGCCIASVVPPVNPTIEAVCKALFNVTPVFVVPGVRTGITIKVENPKEVGADRIVNSVAAAEEYGGPVIVVDLGTATKFEVISENAEYLGGVIAPGVQISADALFDRCAKLARIEIATPDHVIGKDTVSHIRAGLTYGNADMVDGLVARIAHEMHAHPKVIATGGFAPLIGPLCRRIDHVDPLLTLKGLRAVFVRNEKAAV, encoded by the coding sequence ATGCTCCTCGTGATGGACGTGGGCAATTCGCACACAAAGATTGGTTTGTTCGACGGCGAGTCGCTCGTCGCGAATTGGCGGATTGTGACGACGTCCGGGCGCACGACCGACGAGTTGCGCGTGATGCTGAACGCGCTGTTGACGCAGGAAGACGTCGCGGCGCAATCGATCGGCGGATGCTGCATCGCGAGCGTAGTGCCGCCGGTGAACCCGACCATCGAGGCCGTGTGCAAGGCCTTGTTCAACGTTACGCCGGTGTTCGTCGTGCCGGGCGTGCGCACGGGAATCACGATCAAGGTCGAGAACCCGAAAGAAGTCGGCGCGGATCGCATCGTGAATTCGGTCGCGGCGGCGGAGGAATACGGCGGTCCGGTGATCGTGGTCGATCTCGGGACTGCGACGAAGTTTGAGGTCATTTCTGAGAATGCGGAGTATTTGGGAGGAGTGATTGCGCCGGGCGTGCAGATATCCGCGGATGCGCTGTTCGACCGGTGCGCGAAACTCGCGCGGATCGAGATCGCCACGCCCGATCACGTGATCGGCAAGGACACGGTGTCGCACATTCGCGCGGGGCTGACCTACGGCAACGCGGACATGGTGGACGGCCTCGTGGCGCGTATCGCGCACGAGATGCACGCGCACCCGAAGGTGATTGCGACGGGCGGGTTCGCGCCGCTTATCGGGCCGTTGTGCCGGCGCATTGACCACGTCGATCCACTTCTAACATTGAAGGGATTGCGGGCCGTTTTCGTCAGGAACGAAAAGGCGGCGGTGTGA
- the lptC gene encoding LPS export ABC transporter periplasmic protein LptC: MKRNYLIVCTALFVAACGSSEKVAEAPAASSAAAPPASEPAPPPMPAPEDTVATSSGTKLRYFRDVLDSDQPQKPSFELEAERFSMTTDNVYFVEKATAVAYGQDGTETRFEAGGGEFDDNTKTTKLTGDVVCSMGTQRVEMQDVVWTNETQTAATPNRVIVSDGETRLQAASMEYNTDTKTLRLPNLSGVVSTKSQAAADAAAGAEPGAFESIEVKKGGLGEFVDGQLQHIAGGVEIALRAADPSAKPMVLAAEKIAFAWDEGERTKPKSIGLDGGVSVDGPQGLVTANTANLNLAENTLEFAGNVQGKSDSIESFDAERIVYDMKSGDSEMSNLVARGISMGAPSGEAKSGAADFSTMNIERAGRVVSQGGQVKNMSGGVSISLQPRDAGGKPMKLNAGEAIFSWSGDGGQPTAIAMRGSVRVDGPQGAIRAERGDFDLAKKQLVFSGKVNGSLPQLERFDSDKVTFNIESGDALMTNVTAKGLVMGTEPQGDEPAKDGEKKTGYSRMDIESAPEVSLTGQQLNWMRGGVSLTMHAADPKEAPMTLKAQELTFAYGKESASPERVSIGGGVDVQRETSRIQSDTGELDLEKQLLTFDGNVRLASPGTEDATATRITYNLATGERTTKGFVASRIQAKPTTESAKQ; this comes from the coding sequence GTGAAGCGAAACTACTTGATCGTCTGCACGGCGTTATTCGTAGCGGCGTGCGGATCGTCCGAGAAAGTGGCGGAGGCGCCGGCGGCGTCATCCGCGGCTGCACCACCCGCGTCGGAACCCGCGCCGCCTCCAATGCCGGCGCCCGAGGACACTGTCGCCACGAGCAGCGGCACGAAGCTGCGGTATTTCCGGGACGTGCTCGATTCGGACCAACCGCAGAAGCCGAGCTTCGAACTCGAGGCGGAACGCTTCTCGATGACCACGGATAACGTTTACTTCGTCGAGAAGGCGACGGCCGTCGCGTACGGTCAGGACGGCACGGAGACGCGGTTCGAGGCGGGCGGAGGCGAATTCGACGACAACACGAAGACGACGAAACTGACCGGTGACGTCGTGTGCTCGATGGGCACGCAGCGCGTCGAGATGCAGGACGTGGTGTGGACGAACGAGACACAGACCGCGGCCACCCCAAACCGCGTGATCGTGAGCGACGGCGAAACGAGACTCCAGGCGGCGAGCATGGAGTACAACACGGACACGAAGACGCTGCGCCTGCCCAACCTTTCCGGCGTTGTCAGCACAAAATCGCAAGCGGCAGCCGACGCGGCGGCGGGCGCGGAACCGGGGGCGTTCGAATCGATTGAAGTGAAGAAGGGCGGTCTGGGCGAGTTTGTGGACGGGCAGTTGCAGCACATCGCCGGTGGCGTGGAGATTGCGTTGCGCGCTGCCGACCCGAGCGCGAAACCGATGGTGCTTGCCGCGGAGAAGATCGCGTTCGCGTGGGACGAGGGCGAGCGCACGAAACCGAAATCGATAGGACTCGATGGCGGCGTGAGCGTTGACGGTCCGCAAGGCCTCGTGACCGCGAACACTGCAAACCTTAATCTCGCGGAGAACACGCTCGAGTTTGCCGGCAATGTACAGGGCAAGTCGGACTCGATCGAGTCGTTCGACGCGGAACGTATCGTCTACGACATGAAGTCGGGCGATTCGGAAATGTCGAATCTCGTTGCGCGCGGAATCTCGATGGGCGCGCCGAGCGGCGAGGCGAAGAGCGGCGCGGCGGATTTTTCGACGATGAACATCGAGCGGGCGGGCCGCGTCGTGTCGCAGGGCGGGCAGGTGAAGAACATGAGCGGCGGCGTTTCCATTTCGCTGCAACCGCGCGATGCAGGCGGCAAGCCGATGAAGCTGAACGCGGGCGAGGCGATCTTCTCGTGGAGCGGGGACGGCGGGCAGCCTACGGCAATCGCCATGCGCGGGAGCGTGCGGGTGGACGGACCGCAGGGCGCAATCCGCGCAGAGCGCGGCGATTTCGATCTCGCGAAGAAACAACTCGTGTTCTCCGGCAAGGTGAATGGCAGTTTGCCGCAGTTGGAGCGGTTCGATTCGGACAAGGTCACCTTCAACATCGAATCGGGCGACGCGCTCATGACCAATGTCACGGCGAAGGGCCTTGTCATGGGGACGGAGCCACAAGGCGATGAACCGGCGAAGGACGGCGAGAAGAAGACCGGCTATTCGCGGATGGACATTGAGTCCGCACCGGAGGTCTCACTGACGGGACAGCAATTGAACTGGATGCGTGGCGGCGTTTCGCTGACGATGCACGCAGCGGATCCAAAGGAAGCGCCGATGACGTTGAAGGCGCAGGAACTCACGTTCGCGTACGGGAAGGAATCGGCGAGTCCGGAGCGCGTTTCCATAGGCGGCGGCGTGGACGTGCAGCGCGAAACGTCGCGTATTCAATCCGATACCGGCGAGCTGGATTTGGAAAAGCAGTTGCTCACGTTCGACGGCAACGTGCGTTTGGCGTCGCCGGGTACGGAGGATGCAACGGCGACGCGAATCACGTACAACCTTGCCACCGGCGAGCGGACCACAAAGGGGTTTGTGGCGAGCCGCATCCAAGCCAAGCCCACGACCGAATCGGCGAAGCAGTAA
- the lptB gene encoding LPS export ABC transporter ATP-binding protein translates to MISTTDSAGTPLLRAEGLVMKFKRRAVVNDVAIELGAGEVVGLLGPNGAGKTTTFRMVVGMLRPTAGKIFFNGVDVTRYAMYRRAREGMAYLPQEASVFRRLTVRQNLLAVLEHMPLKTAERRARADELMKELNIAHLADAPAYTLSGGERRRTEICRALVTHPKVFLLDEPFAGIDPIAVAELQDIVRSLKRTGIGVLITDHNVRETLGITDRAYIIGEGKIQVAGTPDEIASSEIARRTYLGERFTM, encoded by the coding sequence ATGATTTCTACGACCGACTCCGCCGGGACGCCGCTGCTGCGCGCGGAAGGACTTGTGATGAAGTTCAAGCGCCGCGCCGTTGTGAACGACGTGGCGATCGAGCTGGGCGCGGGCGAGGTGGTCGGGCTGCTCGGTCCGAACGGCGCGGGCAAGACGACGACGTTTCGCATGGTCGTCGGCATGCTGCGTCCGACCGCGGGGAAAATCTTTTTCAATGGCGTGGACGTGACACGGTACGCGATGTACCGGCGCGCGCGCGAGGGCATGGCGTATCTGCCGCAGGAGGCGTCGGTGTTCCGGCGGCTGACGGTACGGCAAAACTTGCTGGCCGTGCTCGAACACATGCCGTTGAAGACCGCGGAACGGCGCGCGCGCGCTGACGAGTTGATGAAAGAACTGAACATCGCGCACCTCGCCGACGCGCCCGCGTACACACTTTCCGGCGGGGAGCGGCGACGCACGGAAATTTGCCGCGCGCTGGTGACGCACCCGAAGGTGTTTCTGTTGGACGAACCGTTTGCGGGGATCGATCCGATTGCCGTGGCGGAACTGCAGGACATCGTGCGCTCGCTCAAGCGCACGGGCATCGGCGTGCTGATCACGGACCACAATGTCCGTGAGACGCTGGGGATCACGGATCGCGCGTACATCATTGGGGAAGGAAAAATTCAGGTTGCGGGCACGCCGGACGAGATCGCGTCGAGCGAGATTGCGAGACGGACGTACCTGGGCGAGCGGTTTACGATGTAG
- a CDS encoding M50 family metallopeptidase, which produces MPARGKIDFAQAAGLVTFIVIITVLWNTWAVYPLRLLVVFFHELSHGLAAIATGGSIVEIQMNAQEGGHCVTRGGSPFLTISAGYLGSLLWGGAILLVATRTRGSQIAVELLGALLLLVTIVWVRPVIGFGFGFGLITGLVLIGSAYLFKPIVHETMLTAIGLTSCMYAVLDIKSDILDRPEAVSDAVLLANATGVPAWIWGVGWFAISIALAVRVIVVACRRTPQNAPPVERV; this is translated from the coding sequence ATGCCGGCGCGCGGCAAGATTGATTTCGCGCAGGCGGCCGGGCTGGTCACGTTTATCGTGATCATCACGGTGTTGTGGAACACGTGGGCGGTGTACCCGCTGCGATTGCTGGTCGTCTTCTTTCACGAACTCAGCCACGGCCTCGCGGCGATTGCGACGGGCGGGTCAATCGTCGAAATTCAGATGAACGCGCAGGAGGGCGGGCATTGTGTCACGCGCGGCGGGTCGCCCTTTCTCACCATCTCCGCGGGGTATTTGGGCAGCCTGCTGTGGGGCGGCGCGATTCTGCTTGTGGCGACGCGCACGAGGGGAAGCCAGATTGCGGTTGAGTTGTTGGGCGCGCTGCTGCTGCTCGTCACAATCGTTTGGGTGCGGCCGGTAATCGGGTTCGGGTTTGGGTTCGGACTAATCACGGGGCTGGTATTGATCGGATCGGCATATCTGTTTAAGCCGATTGTCCACGAGACGATGTTGACGGCCATCGGCCTGACGAGTTGCATGTACGCGGTGCTCGATATCAAGAGCGATATCCTGGATCGGCCCGAAGCGGTCTCCGATGCGGTGTTGCTCGCGAACGCGACGGGCGTTCCCGCGTGGATTTGGGGCGTGGGGTGGTTTGCGATCTCGATCGCGCTGGCGGTGCGGGTCATCGTCGTGGCGTGCCGGCGCACGCCGCAGAATGCGCCGCCGGTGGAGCGGGTATAG